A stretch of Mucilaginibacter terrae DNA encodes these proteins:
- a CDS encoding DUF4932 domain-containing protein, translated as MKKILLLLFFATNQLHVNAQDKVSFDNAFQKANNNKSRVEISPLKELLHIMLAITKTGLANDDMVNQNGVYYQDVLKYFKPYSNEPIIKTFDSLLNASLYNYIFITGNAMTYDLSGTSLKRNRNYIFTATAVANAKVKINPIDTYKKQIEAFAKRSQFQKFYKLHKGYYANVISDYEHEANLDQQWKWLEKNFKTKINSYLILCSPLINGLNYTTEFKDKGFRQIVMVLPLLDHLPELTALQNELLNKRVMFTEIDHNYVNMPSIAHKATIDRVFKNRATWVNEKADGTYAYPTPLKVFDEYMTFATFLLFCKDNYDQTVYTETRKSVISVMIERGFTKMEAFVSILEKVRAAAPDKKVDELYPQLLEGINTTTNI; from the coding sequence TTGAAAAAAATCTTACTTCTACTATTTTTTGCAACTAATCAATTACACGTTAACGCGCAAGATAAAGTTAGTTTTGACAACGCTTTCCAAAAAGCCAATAACAACAAATCGCGCGTAGAAATATCTCCGCTTAAAGAATTGCTGCACATTATGCTGGCCATCACCAAAACGGGGCTTGCCAACGATGATATGGTCAATCAAAATGGCGTTTATTATCAGGATGTACTCAAGTACTTTAAGCCATATTCAAATGAGCCTATTATAAAAACATTTGATTCGCTGCTCAACGCTTCGCTTTACAACTACATTTTCATCACAGGTAATGCCATGACGTATGATCTCTCCGGAACGAGTTTAAAACGTAATCGCAATTATATATTTACGGCAACGGCCGTGGCCAATGCTAAGGTCAAGATCAATCCGATCGATACGTATAAAAAGCAAATTGAAGCTTTTGCCAAAAGATCACAGTTTCAAAAGTTTTACAAACTGCATAAAGGTTATTATGCCAATGTTATTTCAGATTATGAGCATGAGGCAAATCTCGACCAACAGTGGAAATGGCTGGAGAAAAATTTTAAAACCAAAATAAATAGCTATCTAATTCTTTGTTCGCCGCTTATTAACGGGCTTAACTATACTACTGAGTTTAAAGACAAAGGTTTCAGGCAAATTGTTATGGTACTTCCGTTGCTTGACCATCTTCCAGAGCTAACCGCCCTTCAAAATGAGCTTTTAAACAAAAGGGTTATGTTTACAGAGATAGACCATAACTATGTAAACATGCCTTCTATTGCACATAAAGCCACTATTGACAGGGTATTTAAAAACAGGGCAACATGGGTTAATGAAAAGGCTGATGGTACTTATGCTTATCCTACACCTCTCAAAGTGTTTGATGAGTATATGACTTTTGCTACATTTTTGTTATTTTGTAAAGACAACTATGATCAAACTGTATACACAGAGACCCGGAAAAGCGTAATTAGCGTAATGATAGAACGCGGCTTTACAAAAATGGAAGCTTTTGTATCGATCCTTGAAAAGGTAAGAGCTGCAGCTCCAGATAAAAAGGTAGATGAACTGTACCCACAATTATTAGAAGGTATTAATACTACAACCAATATCTGA
- a CDS encoding glycoside hydrolase family 31 protein — protein MYKPLLKVTVLALAILPGLCHAQSFSQTAQGVKADVGSQSIEIQFYSPSIVRVIKTTKGETLVKESLSVIKKAEQVAFSSKKTSENLNLSSKALTVSLNLKTGEISYATPNGKKLLSEFERGEHFTTVNDAGSKALSIYQAFKLDNDEPIYGLGQHQGGALNQRGHRYNNMMQGNTDDVVTFIQSIKGYGIFWDNYSPTTFIDDKNETSFKSEVGDGIDYYFMGGGNADGVIANMRSLTGQAPMFPLWTFGFWQSRERYKTQYELTDVVKKYREIGVPLDGMIQDWQYWGSNYLWNAMEFLNVDFNNPKKMIKDVHDMNAHMIISIWSSFGPQTMQFKEMEAKGMLMNFQTWPQSGSEIWPPVMKYPSGVKVYDAYNPAARDIYWSYLNKGIFSLGMDGWWMDSTEPDHLDFKPSDLDNKTYLGSFRKVRNAYPLMTVGGVSQHQRETDSKKRVFILTRSAFAGQQRYGANTWSGDITSSWQTFKNQIPAGLNFSLSGLPYWNSDIGGFFLGKFNKRKLDDPEYKELYTRWVEFGAFCPMMRSHGTDAPREIYQFGTKGTRYYDAIAKYINLRYSLLPYIYSTSWDVTAHQSSMMRALYMDFPADKATWNVNHEYMFGKSILVCPVTDAQYVKKSGTGNDAIMVEDFSSTKNREVYLPAGIEWFDLWSGKKFAGGKNVSMETPLDIQPVFVKAGSILPWGPQVQYATEKSWDNLEMRIYAGKDADFTLYEDENDNYNYEKGKYSEIKFHWNDKTRTLTIGERSGKFTGMLNTRKFNLVLNPVGIEPLTGKSITYNGKKTSIKL, from the coding sequence ATGTATAAGCCGTTATTAAAAGTTACTGTGCTTGCTTTGGCTATCCTTCCGGGTTTGTGCCATGCTCAAAGTTTTAGTCAAACCGCTCAAGGTGTAAAAGCTGATGTAGGTTCGCAATCGATAGAAATTCAGTTCTACAGCCCTTCTATTGTGCGGGTTATTAAAACTACTAAAGGTGAAACCTTGGTAAAGGAGAGCTTATCTGTAATTAAAAAAGCTGAGCAGGTAGCGTTTAGTTCAAAAAAAACATCCGAAAATCTTAATCTTTCGAGCAAAGCGCTTACGGTTAGCCTTAACTTAAAAACGGGTGAAATTAGTTACGCTACTCCCAACGGCAAAAAGCTATTGAGCGAGTTTGAACGTGGCGAACATTTTACTACGGTAAATGATGCCGGTAGCAAAGCACTGAGCATTTATCAGGCATTTAAATTAGATAATGATGAACCCATTTACGGTCTTGGCCAGCACCAGGGAGGTGCGTTGAATCAACGTGGACACCGATATAATAATATGATGCAGGGTAACACGGATGATGTTGTTACGTTTATACAATCGATTAAAGGATATGGTATATTTTGGGATAACTACTCTCCCACCACCTTTATTGATGATAAAAACGAAACTTCCTTTAAATCGGAAGTTGGCGATGGCATTGATTATTACTTTATGGGAGGCGGTAATGCCGACGGTGTAATAGCCAATATGCGGTCGTTAACCGGGCAAGCCCCCATGTTTCCGCTGTGGACGTTTGGTTTTTGGCAAAGCCGTGAGCGCTATAAAACCCAGTATGAATTAACTGATGTGGTAAAAAAATATCGGGAGATTGGTGTGCCGTTAGATGGCATGATACAGGATTGGCAATATTGGGGCAGCAATTATTTATGGAACGCCATGGAGTTTTTGAACGTTGATTTTAACAACCCTAAAAAGATGATCAAAGATGTGCATGATATGAATGCACACATGATCATTTCCATATGGTCGTCGTTTGGTCCGCAAACAATGCAGTTTAAGGAAATGGAGGCCAAGGGTATGTTAATGAATTTTCAAACTTGGCCACAATCAGGTTCAGAAATATGGCCCCCTGTTATGAAATACCCGTCAGGGGTGAAAGTATATGATGCCTACAACCCGGCAGCCCGCGATATTTACTGGAGCTATTTAAATAAAGGCATCTTCTCGCTTGGCATGGATGGCTGGTGGATGGATTCGACAGAGCCCGACCATCTTGATTTTAAACCATCAGACCTGGACAATAAAACCTACCTGGGTTCATTTCGTAAGGTACGCAACGCCTACCCTTTAATGACCGTGGGTGGAGTTTCACAACACCAGCGTGAAACCGATTCTAAAAAACGTGTTTTCATACTTACCCGTTCGGCATTTGCCGGGCAGCAGCGTTATGGAGCCAACACATGGTCGGGGGATATTACCTCCTCATGGCAAACGTTTAAAAATCAAATCCCGGCAGGACTGAACTTTTCATTAAGTGGTTTGCCTTATTGGAACAGCGATATTGGCGGCTTCTTTTTAGGAAAATTCAACAAACGGAAACTTGACGACCCTGAATACAAAGAGCTTTACACACGCTGGGTAGAGTTTGGTGCTTTTTGCCCTATGATGCGTTCGCACGGGACAGACGCACCAAGGGAAATTTATCAATTTGGTACAAAAGGTACCCGCTATTACGATGCCATTGCAAAATACATCAACCTGCGATATAGCTTGTTACCATACATATACTCCACCTCGTGGGATGTTACCGCCCATCAATCAAGCATGATGAGGGCTTTATACATGGATTTCCCGGCCGATAAAGCCACCTGGAATGTAAACCATGAATACATGTTTGGTAAATCGATTTTAGTTTGCCCGGTTACTGATGCGCAATACGTTAAAAAATCTGGAACCGGCAACGATGCGATAATGGTTGAAGATTTTAGTAGCACTAAAAACCGGGAAGTTTATTTGCCGGCCGGTATTGAGTGGTTCGACTTATGGTCGGGTAAAAAGTTTGCAGGCGGTAAGAATGTAAGCATGGAAACCCCTTTAGACATTCAACCTGTATTTGTTAAAGCCGGTTCCATACTTCCGTGGGGGCCACAAGTTCAGTACGCTACCGAAAAAAGCTGGGATAATCTTGAAATGAGAATTTATGCGGGCAAGGATGCAGATTTTACCCTATACGAAGACGAGAACGACAATTACAATTACGAAAAAGGGAAATACAGCGAAATTAAGTTTCATTGGAACGATAAAACCCGCACACTTACCATTGGCGAACGCTCGGGCAAATTTACTGGTATGCTTAATACCCGCAAGTTTAACCTGGTGCTAAACCCTGTGGGAATTGAGCCGTTAACAGGCAAAAGCATTACCTACAACGGAAAGAAAACAAGTATAAAATTATAA
- a CDS encoding glycoside hydrolase family 97 protein translates to MKKSLYLSFFLFASIFSQRAHSQQIQVQSPDKQLKVVISVADGKPVYEVMLNGKTMLEKSPLGFVTNEGDLSTGLKYLKSAESKVDKQYTQAKIKKSEVRYEANKVVCSFENAKQQKFDLVFQVSNNDVAFRYEIPTWDKRMTCVVQQEATGFKFPAATTIFLSPMMGPMGGFARSAPSYESGYEADAPMGKNGPNKEGYVFPGLFHVGNNGWVLLSETGVSSLYCASHLSNGTSDGLYTVEFPNPKQNNGFGSTGAAMALPAATPWRTITVGNSLKPIVETTVPFDVVEPLYEPSKDYQFGRATWSWILWQDNSMNYKDQVSFIDLAATLKFEYILMDALWDTNIGKDRMKELVQYAKSKGVDVLLWYNSNGPYNDAPVGPRNKMNTSVERKKEMKWLRDAGVKGLKVDFFGGDKQETMRLYEDILTDANEYGLMIFFHGTTLPRGWEVMYPNYVGSEAVLASEMLVFSQQVRESEAFYATLHPFIRNSVGSMEFGGVLLNKFLNKGNQKGNERLTTDVFQLATAVLFQNPVQMFGLTPNNLTDVSAFEIDFMKGMPTTWDETIFIDGYPGKYTVIARRHKNTWYVAGVNAEKEVKKLNLKVPMLAGKKVNLYADDKDRKSSVKEIQIDKKGNISVEIQPRGGFVLR, encoded by the coding sequence ATGAAGAAAAGTTTATACCTTTCATTTTTCTTATTTGCCTCCATATTTTCACAAAGGGCACATTCACAACAAATACAGGTTCAAAGCCCCGATAAGCAATTAAAAGTGGTTATTTCAGTTGCCGATGGTAAACCGGTTTACGAAGTGATGCTCAATGGCAAAACCATGCTCGAAAAATCCCCTTTGGGTTTTGTGACTAATGAAGGTGATCTGTCGACCGGATTAAAATACTTAAAAAGTGCCGAAAGTAAAGTTGATAAACAGTACACGCAGGCCAAAATTAAAAAGTCGGAAGTGCGTTACGAAGCCAATAAAGTGGTATGCAGTTTTGAAAATGCCAAGCAGCAAAAGTTCGACCTGGTGTTTCAGGTGAGTAATAATGATGTGGCGTTCCGGTACGAAATTCCTACCTGGGATAAGCGCATGACCTGCGTTGTACAACAGGAGGCCACCGGCTTTAAATTTCCGGCAGCTACTACTATATTCTTATCGCCAATGATGGGGCCAATGGGTGGTTTTGCCCGTTCTGCACCAAGTTATGAGAGCGGCTATGAGGCCGATGCACCGATGGGCAAAAATGGCCCGAACAAAGAAGGCTACGTATTTCCGGGATTGTTTCATGTGGGCAACAACGGTTGGGTGCTGCTTTCAGAAACCGGCGTAAGCAGTTTGTATTGCGCATCGCACCTGAGCAATGGTACCAGCGACGGATTGTACACCGTTGAGTTTCCAAACCCAAAACAAAATAACGGCTTTGGCAGTACGGGTGCGGCCATGGCACTACCCGCAGCCACACCCTGGCGAACCATTACCGTAGGTAACAGCCTGAAACCTATTGTTGAAACTACCGTGCCATTTGACGTGGTTGAGCCTTTATATGAGCCGAGCAAAGATTACCAGTTTGGCCGTGCCACATGGAGCTGGATACTATGGCAGGATAACAGCATGAATTATAAAGACCAGGTTTCGTTCATCGATTTGGCTGCAACCCTGAAGTTTGAATACATATTGATGGATGCCCTTTGGGATACCAATATTGGCAAGGACCGTATGAAAGAATTGGTGCAATACGCCAAATCAAAAGGGGTTGATGTGCTGCTTTGGTACAATTCAAATGGTCCTTATAATGATGCTCCTGTTGGTCCGCGCAATAAGATGAATACCTCGGTTGAACGAAAAAAAGAAATGAAATGGCTGCGCGATGCAGGTGTTAAAGGCTTAAAAGTCGACTTTTTTGGTGGCGATAAGCAGGAGACCATGCGTTTGTACGAGGATATTTTAACCGATGCCAATGAGTATGGCCTCATGATATTTTTCCATGGCACCACACTGCCGCGTGGATGGGAAGTGATGTATCCTAACTATGTAGGCAGCGAAGCGGTTTTAGCATCTGAGATGTTGGTGTTCTCACAACAGGTAAGAGAATCGGAAGCATTTTACGCCACCCTTCACCCCTTTATCCGCAACAGTGTAGGCAGCATGGAGTTTGGCGGTGTACTACTTAACAAGTTCTTGAACAAAGGCAACCAAAAGGGTAACGAACGGTTGACTACCGATGTTTTCCAACTGGCAACCGCCGTATTGTTTCAAAACCCGGTGCAAATGTTCGGACTTACCCCAAATAACCTCACCGATGTTTCGGCGTTTGAAATTGACTTTATGAAAGGCATGCCAACCACCTGGGACGAAACTATTTTTATAGATGGTTACCCGGGCAAATATACCGTAATAGCCCGCCGCCATAAAAACACCTGGTATGTAGCCGGTGTAAATGCCGAAAAGGAAGTTAAGAAGTTGAATTTAAAAGTTCCTATGCTGGCAGGTAAAAAAGTAAATCTTTATGCCGATGATAAAGACAGGAAATCATCTGTTAAAGAAATTCAGATAGATAAAAAAGGAAATATAAGCGTTGAAATTCAGCCCAGGGGAGGGTTTGTGCTACGCTAA
- a CDS encoding glycoside hydrolase family 43 protein: protein MNSILKGLFAFILIIIAFTKAHAQNPVIQTKYTADPAPLVYHDTVFLYTSHDEDDAFGFKMQNWLLYTSTDMVNWTEHGEIASLKDFKWVPYDNGAWAPQCVQRNGKFYLYCPMPNGVGIGVLVADSPYGPFKDPIGKPLVKQNNQDIDPTVLIDDDGQAYLYWGNPNLFYVKLNQDMISYSGEIIKDPSIAKVEGKPDAFHYQEGPWAFKRKGKYYMAYASTCCPEGIGYAMSDNPTGPWVYKGSIMDGDKRSSGNHPGIVDYKGNSYLFGFNYNIMKQTMAKHYERRSICIEKITYNADGTIQQLPFWSVAGVKQLVKLNPYTRVEAETIAYSEGLKTEKTTEWERNISWNKGNKIADRLYVSSINNGDYLKVQGVDLSSGVSSVEVNVAALHGGKIEIHVDQLNGPLLGSINIDRSGEGDLFKTITTPVRSMTGTHDLYFVFKGEKDLFYFDWWKFNKKL, encoded by the coding sequence ATGAACAGTATATTGAAAGGTTTATTTGCTTTTATACTCATAATAATAGCATTTACAAAAGCCCATGCTCAAAACCCGGTCATTCAAACAAAATACACGGCCGATCCGGCACCGTTGGTTTACCATGATACCGTGTTTTTATATACGAGTCACGATGAGGATGATGCGTTCGGCTTTAAAATGCAAAACTGGCTGCTCTATACCTCAACCGATATGGTGAACTGGACGGAGCACGGCGAGATAGCATCGCTTAAAGATTTTAAATGGGTGCCTTACGATAATGGTGCCTGGGCACCACAATGTGTACAACGAAACGGCAAGTTTTATCTGTATTGCCCCATGCCCAACGGCGTTGGTATAGGAGTACTGGTAGCTGATAGTCCGTACGGACCGTTTAAAGACCCGATAGGCAAGCCGTTAGTTAAACAAAACAACCAGGATATTGACCCAACCGTTTTGATAGACGATGATGGGCAAGCCTACTTATACTGGGGCAATCCGAACTTGTTTTATGTTAAATTGAATCAAGACATGATTTCCTACTCAGGAGAGATCATCAAAGACCCATCTATTGCGAAGGTTGAGGGTAAGCCCGATGCATTTCATTACCAGGAAGGCCCGTGGGCATTTAAGCGTAAAGGTAAATATTATATGGCCTACGCTTCTACATGCTGCCCCGAAGGTATTGGTTACGCCATGAGCGATAATCCTACCGGGCCATGGGTTTACAAAGGCAGCATTATGGATGGCGATAAGCGCTCATCGGGCAACCATCCGGGTATTGTTGATTATAAAGGCAATTCGTACTTGTTTGGTTTCAATTATAATATCATGAAGCAAACTATGGCCAAGCATTACGAAAGGCGATCGATATGCATCGAGAAGATAACTTACAATGCCGACGGCACCATTCAGCAATTGCCGTTTTGGTCAGTAGCCGGAGTAAAACAACTGGTAAAGTTAAACCCATACACCCGTGTTGAAGCCGAAACCATTGCTTACAGCGAAGGCCTGAAAACCGAAAAAACTACCGAATGGGAAAGAAACATATCCTGGAATAAGGGCAATAAAATTGCCGATAGGTTGTATGTAAGTTCGATCAATAACGGCGATTATTTAAAAGTACAGGGCGTTGATCTTTCATCAGGCGTATCATCGGTTGAGGTAAATGTAGCTGCTTTACACGGCGGCAAAATTGAAATACATGTTGATCAATTAAATGGCCCCTTACTGGGCTCAATAAATATCGATAGATCAGGAGAAGGGGACTTATTTAAGACCATAACAACCCCGGTTAGATCAATGACAGGAACGCACGATTTATACTTCGTTTTTAAAGGTGAGAAGGATTTGTTTTACTTTGATTGGTGGAAGTTTAACAAAAAACTTTAA
- a CDS encoding family 43 glycosylhydrolase, which produces MKNLYKVLFLIIGLCSTADSLFAQNPIIQTIYTADPAPLVYKDTLFLYTGHDEDKATWFVMKDWHIYSTTDMVNWTDRGAGLSLKNFSWANKDAWAGQCIERNGKFYWYVPVNAKNGGMSIGVAVGDSPTGPFKDALNKPMIIGGWGYIDPSVFVDDDGQAYLYWGNPHLYYVKLNKDMISYDQSVGIVKVPLTDEAFKLRIHNAHNTFKWAKEIDGLNSHSIKSEANSKYYWYVSATEKATGKKVIGVGIGDQANGPFTDVLGKPLISEHAEGDHINPTIITDADKQVWLNWGQADLWQVKLHPDMMSFDATIGIRPVPADKKEWFAGKIKGTVNSTEKRFTTYEEGPWLYKRKSLFYLLYPAGGVPEHLAYSTSTSPVGPWKYRDTIMDVIKQGGAFTNHPGLIDYKGKSYLFYHNGALRGGGGFDRSVCVDECMFNADGSIARITPTKGITQAVGKVNPYQRVQAETIAWEQGIETVQDSLTGRGIYVTDIHNGDYIKVRSIDLKKGSSSFTAGVAPINGGMIEIHADELNGPLLGTCKINKATAANKWINTSTKTTKLTDVHDVYLVFKGGDGQLFNFDWWQLKQ; this is translated from the coding sequence ACGAGGACAAAGCCACCTGGTTTGTAATGAAAGACTGGCACATATACTCCACCACCGACATGGTGAACTGGACAGACAGGGGAGCTGGCTTGTCGTTAAAAAACTTTAGCTGGGCTAATAAAGATGCCTGGGCCGGGCAGTGTATCGAAAGAAACGGGAAGTTTTATTGGTATGTACCCGTAAATGCCAAAAACGGCGGAATGTCAATAGGCGTTGCTGTTGGCGATAGTCCTACCGGACCGTTTAAAGATGCTTTGAATAAACCCATGATCATAGGTGGATGGGGATACATCGACCCATCGGTTTTTGTTGATGATGATGGGCAGGCCTATCTTTATTGGGGTAACCCGCACTTATATTATGTAAAATTGAATAAAGACATGATCTCTTATGATCAGAGCGTTGGCATCGTAAAAGTACCGCTTACCGATGAAGCATTTAAGTTGCGCATTCATAATGCGCATAATACTTTCAAGTGGGCAAAAGAAATTGATGGCTTAAACTCACACAGTATTAAAAGTGAAGCCAACAGCAAATATTACTGGTATGTAAGCGCTACAGAAAAAGCAACGGGCAAAAAAGTAATTGGCGTAGGTATAGGCGATCAGGCAAATGGGCCATTTACTGATGTTTTAGGCAAACCGTTGATTAGCGAGCATGCCGAAGGTGATCATATAAACCCAACCATAATTACCGATGCCGATAAGCAGGTATGGCTCAATTGGGGGCAAGCCGATCTGTGGCAGGTGAAGCTTCATCCCGATATGATGTCGTTTGATGCTACCATTGGTATAAGACCGGTACCGGCTGATAAAAAAGAATGGTTTGCCGGTAAAATAAAGGGTACTGTAAATTCTACCGAAAAAAGGTTCACCACTTACGAAGAAGGACCTTGGCTATACAAACGAAAAAGCCTGTTTTATTTGCTGTACCCGGCCGGTGGTGTGCCCGAACATCTGGCTTATTCCACAAGTACAAGTCCTGTTGGTCCGTGGAAATACAGGGATACCATTATGGATGTGATCAAGCAAGGCGGAGCCTTTACAAACCATCCGGGGTTGATAGATTACAAAGGCAAATCATACCTCTTTTATCATAACGGGGCATTGCGCGGTGGTGGAGGTTTTGACCGTTCGGTATGTGTTGACGAATGCATGTTCAATGCCGATGGTTCAATAGCGCGCATTACACCTACCAAAGGCATCACCCAAGCCGTTGGCAAAGTAAACCCTTACCAGCGCGTACAGGCAGAAACTATTGCCTGGGAGCAAGGCATAGAAACTGTGCAGGATAGTTTAACTGGTAGGGGCATTTATGTGACTGATATTCATAACGGTGATTACATCAAAGTAAGAAGCATTGATCTCAAAAAAGGCTCTTCATCCTTTACTGCCGGTGTTGCCCCCATAAACGGCGGCATGATTGAAATACACGCTGATGAACTTAATGGGCCTCTATTGGGCACCTGTAAAATTAACAAAGCTACTGCTGCTAATAAATGGATTAATACATCTACCAAAACCACCAAATTAACCGACGTGCATGATGTTTATTTGGTTTTCAAAGGGGGAGATGGTCAGCTATTCAATTTTGATTGGTGGCAGCTTAAACAATAA